A region from the Mercenaria mercenaria strain notata chromosome 7, MADL_Memer_1, whole genome shotgun sequence genome encodes:
- the LOC123556079 gene encoding opsin-5-like, with protein sequence MDFKDALLSIEINNTAYDVNTTTQNLQTKYASQLVAWEDTAVGAYLLLVCILAFILNALVIYTCLRNWSALIMSDFYILNLACSDVLLPISAFPLPIFSSFFHRWMFGDIGCVIYGFLGFFFGVVSITTLTIMGFTRYISICHPSIDLSGQKFRRCTLILPYVYALVWSSLPLSGWGSYSLESYGTSCTIQWNENRAFITMMSLFCIFTPSVIIFFAYSLILLKCRTSHRNVREWQRRSRKMSRKEFFLIKITFAMCWGFLLSWMPYAVVSMWTAYGDVTMLPIRFTATAVLLAKSSTVVNPVIYFLMSKKFRPLLLRSLKLPDLGIQASSLKSWKVISELLPVRTSSGTGSTNTASESSFTGHKFLVKVKQVHMDVGSDVQL encoded by the exons ATGGACTTTAAGGACGCATTGTTGAGCATAGAAATCAATAACACAGCGTATGATGTCAATACAACCACTCAAAATCTACAGACCAAGTACGCATCCCAGTTAGTGGCTTGGGAAGATACTGCTGTAGGAGCATATCTGCTTCTTGTTT GTATCTTGGCCTTCATCTTGAATGCGCTTGTCATCTACACTTGTCTGCGTAACTGGAGCGCACTAATCATGTCCGACTTCTATATCCTCAACCTTGCATGCAGTGATGTTCTTTTGCCAATAAGTGCTTTCCCACTTCCGATTTTTTCTTCCTTCTTCCATCGTTGGATGTTTGGTGATATTG GGTGTGTGATATATGGCTTTCTCGGATTCTTCTTCGGTGTCGTCAGTATCACAACGTTAACCATTATGGGATTTACTAGATATATAAGCATATGCCATCCAAGTATTG ATTTATCTGGCCAGAAATTCCGCCGATGTACCCTAATTTTACCATACGTGTATGCCTTGGTTTGGTCTAGTTTACCTCTGAGTGGCTGGGGCTCATACTCATTGGAATCCTACGGGACGTCTTGCACCATACAATGGAACGAAAACAGAGCTTTCATCACAATGATGTCACTTTTCTGCATTTTTACTCCCTCTGTGATCATATTCTTCGCATATAGCCTTATCTTGCTCAAATGTAGAACCAGTCATCGAAATGTGCGTGAATGGCAACGAAGAAGTCGGAAAATGTCGAGAAAGGAGTTTTTTCTCATTAAG ATCACGTTCGCAATGTGTTGGGGATTTCTTTTATCGTGGATGCCTTATGCGGTTGTATCAATGTGGACGGCGTACGGTGACGTTACCATGCTACCAATCAGATTCACGGCAACAGCGGTGTTACTGGCAAAATCATCAACGGTCGTTAATCCGGTCATATATTTTCTGATGAGTAAAAAGTTCCGCCCGTTATTACTACGCTCATTGAAATTACCAGATCTGGGCATACAAGCATCCAGTTTAAAGTCGTGGAAGGTGATATCTGAACTGTTGCCAGTACGAACAAGCTCTGGAACTGGGAGTACAAATACTGCGAGCGAATCATCGTTTACTGGACACAAGTTTCTAGTAAAGGTTAAACAAGTGCATATGGATGTTGGTAGTGATGTGCAACTCTAA